DNA from Bacteroidales bacterium:
AGCAGCACCTTTAATAGAGATAAAATTATTCCATTTCCTGCGGAAGTGGGGGACAGGTATTTTCTCTTCTCCTGTAAGGTATTTAACAGTATAACTTTGTGAGTTATTTTTCAATCCGCTCATTTCTCCCTGATAAACAACCTCACCGCCTAATCTACCGGCGTCGGGGCCAATATCTATTATATAATCAGCCTTACGAATAATATCTTCATCGTGTTCAACAACAACAACCGTATTTCCTAAACTTTGCAATTGACGTAAGACTTTTATTAAGCACTCAGTATCGCGAGAATGTAAACCAATAGATGGTTCATCTAAAATATATAGAGAGCCAACAAGACTACTTCCTAACGAAGTTGCAAGATTGATTCGTTGACTTTCTCCTCCTGACAAAGTTGAAGACAACCTATCCAATGTTAAATAGCTTAATCCAACATCAATCAAAAATTGCAATCTTGTTTTAATCTCAACCAAAAGGCGTTTTGCAATATCCATATCATATTCCGACAATTGAATCTCATTAAAAAAACGACTCAATTCAGAAATAGACATATGTGTTAGTTCCGCAATATTCTTACCACCAACTTTTACATATAGGGCATCAGGTTTAAGTCTTGCTCCTTTACACACAGGACATAAAGTTTTACCTCTATATCTTGATAGCATTACGCGATATTGTACTTTATACAGATTAGATTCAACCATTTTAAAAAACGAATCTATACCATATATCTCATCATTGCCATGCCATAGTAAATCTTTTTGAGACTGACTAAGTTCGTAATAAGGCTTATGAATTGGAAAATTATATTTATCCGCTTTAAGAATAAAATCATTTTTCCATTCACTCATTTTATCGCCTCTCCAACAAAATACAGCATCGTTATATACTGATAGAGCTTTATTAGGAATAACTAAATTTTCATCAACTCCCACAACCATACCATAACCCTCGCATTTAGGACAAGCACCAATTGGAGAATTATAATTAAACATTAAATCATTAGGCTCTTGAAAAATAATTCCATCGGCCTCAAAATGTTTTGAGAACTTATGGTCAATCTCTCCTTCATTAGTATAAAAACGCAAGATACACTCACCATTACTCTCAAAGAAAGCAATCTCAGATGAATCAACAACTCTGCTAATAACATCTTTTGCATCACTTGCCGACATACGGTCAATAACAAGATAGCAACCTTTTAGATCAATTTTATTATCCTCAATTATATTTGAGATAGGAGTAATATTATTATCGGCAATAATTCTTGAAAAACCCTCTTTTTGAAGACGTTCAAGATAGCCTCGTGCTTCATCATCCTTACACTCTTTAAGAGGAGTCATTAATATAAAACGTGTACCTTTAGGGTAGGAGAGCATACATTTTACTATATCATCAGAATCGTGTTTCTTGACCTCAACACCTGATATTGGAGAATAAGTATGACCAATTCTACCAAATAACATTCTCAAATAATCATAAATTTCTGTTGATGTTCCAACCGTTGAACGAGCATTACGAGTGCTAACCTTCTGCTCAATTGCAATAGCAGGAGGAATGCCAATAATATAGTCACATTCAGGTTTACTTATCCTTCCTAAAAACTGACGTGCGTATGAAGAAAGGCTCTCAACATATCTGCGTTGACCTTCAGCATATAAAGTATCAAAAGCGAGAGAGGTTTTACCCGATCCCGACACTCCTGTAACAACAATAAATTTATCACGCGGAATCTCAACATCAATATTTTTTAAATTGTTAACTCTCGCACCCTTAATAAAAATATTATCTTCACTTATATTTTTACTCATATCAATACTCATTATTACTTAAATGCACATCATTACAAAATTAGATAAAAAGTAGGAGATAAGAAATAGGAATATTAATTACAAGGTTGTTTTTTATTACTACTCTACAACCTCAATATAAAAACTTACAGGTCTAAATCCATCGTTACACGAAATCATGGCAGAGTATGGGTCCTTCATCCACCCATCATAAAAGTTACCGCCACCAGAGGCAAGTTCTTTCACGAAAGGCAACATACTCTCCCATGCACTATCACACATACCATCGGGTTTGGCACAATCCTCCACAATAAAAGATTGACCCAATTTCATATCACAAGCATGTTCAATAGGATTTTCATATTCGCTCATTAAATCCCTGTAACAAGCCATTCTTTTAACAGTAATTCTAACTCTTTTCATCAAAATTATTTCAAATTTTTACCATCAGAAAAGGCGTTGCCAACTTTCTCTCCTAATGCAATATAGTCGTGATTACATGGATCGTATGTTATAGGTTGAAGTTTTTGAACATCAATCTTGCCATTTTCATTAATAATACTATCATCTACCGATATATTAATAATTTTACCAATCATATAGCATGAATCTGAATCGTACGAAACAAGTTCACACTCCAGACACATAGGTAACTGTTCAATAATAGGGGCGTTGACAAATTCTGATTTAACAGCACTAAATCCCGCTTTATTAAACTTATCTGGTTCATTATTACCCGACACAATACCAACGTAATCACAAGCCACTACTTGGTTTGCAGTAGCCATACTAACGGTAAATGCTTTTGACTCAAGAATATTTTGAGTGGTTTTATGATCTTCAGACAAACATATACCAACCATATTATCAGTATATATGCCTCCCCAAGCAGCGTTCATTGCATTAGGGATATTGTTTTTATCATATGCTGCAACAATAAAAACAGGCATTGGATATAACCAAGTTTTAACTCCAAAATTTTTACGCATAACTTTATATTTTATATTGTGCGAAGATACAAATTTATAGTCAAAATATCGTTTACAACGATAGAAGTAAATTACACAAAAATATTTTTTTGTACATTTGTAACATAATTTATATATAAATATATGGAAAAATATTCAAAAGAGAGCGTTGTAACCTGTTATGAAGCAGACGCTAATAAATTATTACGTCCAACAGCAATGCTTGATTTAATGCAAGAAGCTGCAAATGCCGATGCAACTCGTTTAGGATTTGGATTTGACAATATGATGGCAACAAATACCGCATGGGTATTATCACGTCTTCATTTAAAAGTTAACGCCTATCCCAAATGGAGAGACGAAGTAAAACTATACACATGGCATAAAGGAGCATTTAAACTTTTTTATTTACGTGATTTTACATTAAAAGATACAGATGGAAACTCTCTTATAGATGCAACAACATCTTGGTTAATCATCGACTTAAATACACGCCGTCTTTCACGTAATGCTGAATTGGCAGATGAAAATACCTGTATAAAAGAGGATGCAATAAGTGAACCAGCCGATAAAATAACATTACCTCAAGGTTATGAATTGGGATTTGCAGGAACACATAAAGCAAGATGGTCTGACATTGATACAAACAACCATGTAAACAATGTAAAATATGTTGTTTGGGCGTTAGATATAGTAGATTATGAAGACGCAAGTAGCAAACCATTAAAGGAGTTATTTGTAAACTTTGACAATGAAGTTCTTGCAGGTCAAGAGGTTGAACTTTACAAAATACGCCAATCAACAGAAGAGGGCATAACTTACTACGTACAGGGTAAAGTTGACGGCAAACAAAGTTTTATAATAAAACTAATATTTTAAACAGATTGATTAGTAGATGCAACTACATCTGTTCAACCCCGAAAATGACTTAGCACTTGCCAATGGAAATGCAAATTATTGTGCACCTCCATCGGCAAGTAAAATTGCATACGACTTATCAACACTCCCTTTGTGGTTTGCTGATGAAGATGATTTTGTAATTCTCCCTAATAATATCCACATTCAATATTTCAACAAATATTCTCAATTATTCAAATTCCCCAAAATTTATAACTCAATAGCAGATAATATTACTAAATGTACACCATGGGGATGGAGTTTGCATATACGCAAACGCTTTGCAAATATGGGATTGCCCAATAAAACACTATTAACGATCAATTCTATTAGTAAATTAAGAGAGTTATCCAATAGAAAAGTAACAATAGAGATTCTAAAAGGATTGAGAAATAGAGGAGTTGACATACCCCCTTTACCTCAATATATTACATCAACCGAAGAGGTTGCAGAGTTTATATGTAGTATGCCACTATCGGTAATAAAAGCACCATGGTCAGGAAGCGGAAAAGGAATAGCTTGGGGATTAGGCAGAAGAGAAATACCTGTTGAACACTTTGCAAAAGGTGTAATTCGCCGACAAGGCGGAGTTATATGTGAAAAGTTTTTGAATAAGGTTATAGATTTTGCAATGGAGTTTTATTGCAAAAACGGAGACGTATCATTCAAAGGATATTCACTGTTTAAATCAACTAAAGGAGTATATTCAGGAAATATTTTAGCAGAAGATTTTGAAATTGAAGATTTCTTAAAGAGTTACAACCCACAAACTTCGATATCACAAGTAAAATCATCATTAATTTCTGTGTTAGAAGATATTTTCAAAGGCTTTGAATATGAAGGATATTTTGGTGTTGATATGATGATATATTCTGATGAAGAGAATAAATATCACATTAACCCTTGTGTTGAGTTAAATTTAAGAATGAATATGGGAGCAACATCCAGAATACTCTACGACAAACATATTGATAAAGGTAAAATAGGAGAATATAATGTTGTATATTTTAAGCATAAAGGAGAGGCATTATCTCTTGATGTAGAGTATAAAACAAAATACCCGCTAATCTTAAAAAACAGAAAGATAAGTAGCGGATATTTGAACCTGTCCCCAATTACAGAGGATAGTGATTATATGGTATATATTATAATAGAAAACGATAAAAATCAAAATTCTTTAAGTTCCTTGTATAACCGTTGAATTGGCAATCCCATTACATTAAAATACGAACCATTTATACTTTCAACTCCAACATAGCCAATCCACTCCTGAATACCATATGCACCAGCTTTATCCATAGGAGCAAAGTTTTCAATATAAAAATCAATTTCATCATTAGTCAGAGTCGCAAATTTAACTTCTGATGCGGCGATGAAAGTTTTCTCAATATTTTTAGTTGAAATTGTAACAGCAGTATATACTATGTGAGTATTTCCGGATAACTCAACGAGCATACGTTTAGCATCAACGGCATCAACAGGTTTGCCAAATTGCTTATCTCCAACCCAAACAATAGTATCAGCAGTAATTAAAAGAGTATTGTCTTGCATAAACTCTTTGTATGAAGATGCCTTTTGTTTTGATATAAATGCAGGAATCTCTCCACCCTTAAGTTCCTCAGGGTATGATTCATCAATATCTGGTAGAGATATTGCCCTAAATTCAACACCTAATCCCGTTAATAGCTCCCTACGGCGAGGAGAGTTACTTGCAAGAATTATATCGTATTTTTTAAGATTATCAAGCATATAAAAGCACATTAACTACCAACCAAACGCCTCGTCACTCATCCATTTACCTTGAGCCTTTAATACCTCTTCAATAACTTCTCTGGCACAACCTTCGCCACCATTACGATATGATATAAAAGTAGCACACTCTTTTATCTCACTAACAGCATCAGCAGGAGCACAAGGCAAACCAACAATCTTCATAATTTCATAATCAGGAATATCATCACCCATATATAAAATCTCCTCATCCTTTAAATGAAACTGGTCTCTAAACTCTTTATAAGTAGGAAGTTTCTTACTAATAGACATATAAATAAATTTCACCCCCAACCCTTTATATCTCTCATAAACAGCACGAGTATGACCTCCTGTAATAATGGCAATCTTATAACCCAACTTAATCGCTAATTGAATAGCGTATCCATCCTTAATATTCACCATACGCATAGGCTCTCCAGACGGATGCAAGGTAATAGTTGAAGGAGATAAAACGCCATCAACATCAAAAGCAAATGCTTTAATTTTTGTCAGGTCGTAATTAATTTTACTCATAATATCCTATTCTTTATAACTATCTGCTATACTTTTACTTAACAATTTATATATCTCTTTTATTTGAGGAGAATCAATCATCTCTAAATGAGAGTTCATTACAACACTATCACCTCTTCGTGCAGGACCTGTTTGAGCATTATGAGGAGTAATATCTGAAATCTTTTTTGTTGTCTCCTCAATTAAAGGCATGAGAGTTGAAAAGTACAATCCTTCTTTCTCTAAAATTTGAGAAGATATATCGTAGCAATGATTTACAAAATTACAAGCAAAGACAGCTGCAATATGCATTATCTTTCTTCTACGTGAATCTGCCTCTATAACGCTTTCCGATAATCTCTTAGCAAACTCTTCAAGTTCAGTAAAAACGCTTGTGCTATTAGCCTCAATAAAGAGTGGAACTTTTTTAAAATCAATTTCTCTCTCTTTAGAAAAAGTTTGTAAAGGGTAAAGAACACCACACTTTGTAACTACTCCATCAAAAACTTCAATATTTACGCCACCTGAAGTGTGAACTATAATTGAATTTTTATCACTCAACTTTTCAATAACGTTTCTTATGGCATTATCTTTAATTGCAATAACTATTAAATCAACATCAATTATACTATCAATAGTATAAATAGGAGTAGCATTAACATAGTTTGCAAGAGCCTTACAATTAGCAAGAGTAGGAGAGTAAACATATTTAATTTCCACTCCTGCTTTATATATGGCTTTTGCTAAATGTGTAGCAACATTACCACTACCTATTATAGCAACACTCTTTACCATTTACCAATATGCACTTTCTCCCATTGAGTCTTATCAGTATCGTAAGGCTTACGCTCTTCATCTTTATAACCAAAAGTTATTACCGACAAAACTGCAAACTGCTCAGGAATATCAAACATCTCACGAACATACTCTTCAGAAGATACTCCATCTTGCGTAAAACGCTCTCTTACTTGAATCCAACAACTGCCAAGACCTAAATCAGCAGCTTGTAGTTGCATAATAATTGAGGCAATAGAGGCATCTTCAATCCAAACATCACTCTTTGTAGTATCAGCAGTAACAACAACTGCCAATTTGCAACCAGCTATAGGACGAGCACCATGCTCTTTACAAAGCGATAACCTCTCTAAATCGTCCTTCTCCTCAACGACAATAAATTCCCAACCCATAGTCGATTTTGATGATGGAGAAACCAATGCAGCCTCAAGAATAAGTTTTACATCTTCAGCTTTTAACTCTTGATCTTTATATTTTCTGTAACTTCTACGATTAAGAAGTAATTGATGAAAATCTTTCATATCTAATATTTATAAATTTGACATACGAAGATATAACAAATATTTATCATTACAATAAATACCTTTAAACAAAATATTATTGCTTACATATATAATATGTAGATAAAAATTACGTTAATAAAATTGAATGTATCGATTAAAATATTACATAATACTCTGTTTAATGATTGTTTCAACCGTTGTTGAAGCAAAAAAGTTTATTGTTTCTGGCAAGGTAATTGACGAAGCAAATGAACCTATGGAGTTCGTTTCAGTACGAATTGCAGGAACAATGAGCGGAGCCTTAACTAACGAAAAAGGACTATTTTCAATAGAGGCACAAAGCAGAGATACAGCAGAGGTAATCATATCATATTTAGGATACGAAACAGTCAAACGCCGTTTAATAGAGCCGGAAGGAGAGATAAAACTAAACGTCAGATTATATCAAAAAGATAGCGATTTAGGAGAGGTATCAGTTAGTGAATTTCGCAAGCAAACATCAACTTTGGAATACCTCGATGCCGAAGATTTACGTCTAATGCCCGATGCAACAGGCGGTAGCATTGAATCTCTCTTAACAACAATGCCAGGAGTACATTCAAATAACGAGTTAAGTACACAATATTCTGTTCGTGGCGGAAACTATGATGAAAACTTAGTATATATCAACGGCATTGAAGTATATCGTCCACTAACCATTCGCTCAGGGCAACAAGAGGGGTTAAGTATTATAAACCCTGATCTGGTAGGAGCAGTAGGATTTTCATCAGGAGGATTTGCAAGTGAGTACGGAGATAAAATGTCATCGGTACTCGATATTACATATCGCAAACCAACCAAAATAGTTGAGGGAGCAATATCAGGAAGTTTAATGGGAGCAAGCGTTTCCGTTGGAAGCAAAATAAAAAACTTTACACAACTTCATGGCTTTAGATTTAAGAAAAACTCCTTACTGCTTGGCTCATTAGACACAAAAGGAGAGTACGATCCCTCATTTATCGATTACCAAACCTATATGACCTATAAGTTCAATAACAAATGGTCGGTAGCACTATTAGGCAACATTTCTCAAAACAAATATAATTTCACACCGCAAGAGCGTACAACAAGTTATGGAACATACGCTTCAGTTACCGAATTTAAGGTATATTTTGATGGAATGGAGAGAGATAAATTCCAATCATATTTTGGAGCATTCACAGTTGATTACACCCCCGCAAATCATACAAAACTATCTCTAATGGGATCTGCCTTCACAACAAATGAGGAGATACGTTACGATATAAGCGGAGAGTATTGGTTAAGTGAGTTAGATGCTGCAATTAACGGAGGAGAACCAGTCACCTCAGGAACATTAGGATATGGAGCATATCGAGAACACGCAAATAACACACTTAATGCAGCAGTATATGCAGCATCACTAAAAGGAGTAACTAAACTAAAAAAGAATAACGAACTACATTACGGAGTAACGTATCAATATGAACGCATAAAAGACCGAGTAAGAGAGTGGGAAACACGCGACTCTGCAGGATATACACTTCCGCACACTGGAAACGGAATTGATTTAATATCAAGCATATCATCACACCAAGATATGAAATCAAATCGTATATCTGCCTACATCCAAGATACATACAAATTGTATTGCAAAGCAGGAAGTTTTACATTCACAGGAGGAGTAAGAGCATCATATTGGGATTTCAATAACGAGTTTATTATTAGTCCGAGAGCATCCATTGGATATATACCCTCATTCCAAGAGCGATTAACATTCCGTTTTGCAACAGGAATATATTACCAAGCACCATTCTATAAAGAGTTACGTGATACAATCAGAGACAACCGAAATAATGTAATAGTACAACTCAATAAAAACATTAAATCACAACAGTCAATACACTTTATATTGGGAAGTGACTTTACTTTCAAACTCGGAAACCGCCCATTTAAATTTACGGCCGAAGCATATTATAAGATATTAAACAACCTAATACCATACGAAGTAGATAATTTAAGTATATGGTATCGCGATGGCAATAGTTCTCATGGATATGCAACAGGATTAGACCTAAAACTATTCGGAGAGTTTGTACCCGGAGTAGATTCATGGATAGGATTCTCATTGATGAGTACACAAGAGTATATAAATGGAGTAAAAGTACCACGACCTACTGATCAACGATATGCGTTTACATTATTCTTCCAAGACTACATACCAAAATTTCCACGCTTTAAAGTAAACATAAGAGCAATTGTAGCAGACGGATTACCACAATCTGCACCCCATAAAGGAAGAGAAGATGGATGGTTTAGAACACCTGCATACAAGAGATTAGACATAGGAGCATCGTGTATGCTTGCAGGAGGAAACGACAGGGTAATGAAACGCAAATTCTTTAAAGAACTACATAGCATTTGGTTAAGTTTCGATGTACTAAACCTATTAGACATAACCAATGTAAACTCATACTATTGGGTAA
Protein-coding regions in this window:
- the uvrA gene encoding excinuclease ABC subunit UvrA — its product is MSEDNIFIKGARVNNLKNIDVEIPRDKFIVVTGVSGSGKTSLAFDTLYAEGQRRYVESLSSYARQFLGRISKPECDYIIGIPPAIAIEQKVSTRNARSTVGTSTEIYDYLRMLFGRIGHTYSPISGVEVKKHDSDDIVKCMLSYPKGTRFILMTPLKECKDDEARGYLERLQKEGFSRIIADNNITPISNIIEDNKIDLKGCYLVIDRMSASDAKDVISRVVDSSEIAFFESNGECILRFYTNEGEIDHKFSKHFEADGIIFQEPNDLMFNYNSPIGACPKCEGYGMVVGVDENLVIPNKALSVYNDAVFCWRGDKMSEWKNDFILKADKYNFPIHKPYYELSQSQKDLLWHGNDEIYGIDSFFKMVESNLYKVQYRVMLSRYRGKTLCPVCKGARLKPDALYVKVGGKNIAELTHMSISELSRFFNEIQLSEYDMDIAKRLLVEIKTRLQFLIDVGLSYLTLDRLSSTLSGGESQRINLATSLGSSLVGSLYILDEPSIGLHSRDTECLIKVLRQLQSLGNTVVVVEHDEDIIRKADYIIDIGPDAGRLGGEVVYQGEMSGLKNNSQSYTVKYLTGEEKIPVPHFRRKWNNFISIKGAAHNNLKGIDVDFPLNVFTVITGVSGSGKSSLIRDTFYRALCRYYDKESDAPGAMLSLEGDMNLMHGIEFVDQNPIGKSTRSNPATYLKAFDEIRRLYADQQAAKQLGYSAGYFSFNIEGGRCEECKGEGVITVEMQFMADITLVCESCNGKRYKSDVLEIEYRGKNISDILDMTINQAIEFFSETNGTYEKKIVKKLLPLQTVGLGYLKMGQSSSTLSGGESQRIKLAAFLSNEALAPTIFIFDEPTTGLHMHDVKRLISVFNKLVSKGHTVIVIEHNMDVIKCADHIIDLGPEGGDNGGNVVCVGTPEEIAECANSYTGKFLKEKL
- a CDS encoding TIGR04076 family protein, with product MKRVRITVKRMACYRDLMSEYENPIEHACDMKLGQSFIVEDCAKPDGMCDSAWESMLPFVKELASGGGNFYDGWMKDPYSAMISCNDGFRPVSFYIEVVE
- a CDS encoding flavin reductase family protein; protein product: MRKNFGVKTWLYPMPVFIVAAYDKNNIPNAMNAAWGGIYTDNMVGICLSEDHKTTQNILESKAFTVSMATANQVVACDYVGIVSGNNEPDKFNKAGFSAVKSEFVNAPIIEQLPMCLECELVSYDSDSCYMIGKIINISVDDSIINENGKIDVQKLQPITYDPCNHDYIALGEKVGNAFSDGKNLK
- the maf gene encoding septum formation protein Maf, with translation MLDNLKKYDIILASNSPRRRELLTGLGVEFRAISLPDIDESYPEELKGGEIPAFISKQKASSYKEFMQDNTLLITADTIVWVGDKQFGKPVDAVDAKRMLVELSGNTHIVYTAVTISTKNIEKTFIAASEVKFATLTNDEIDFYIENFAPMDKAGAYGIQEWIGYVGVESINGSYFNVMGLPIQRLYKELKEF
- a CDS encoding HAD-IIIA family hydrolase, which produces MSKINYDLTKIKAFAFDVDGVLSPSTITLHPSGEPMRMVNIKDGYAIQLAIKLGYKIAIITGGHTRAVYERYKGLGVKFIYMSISKKLPTYKEFRDQFHLKDEEILYMGDDIPDYEIMKIVGLPCAPADAVSEIKECATFISYRNGGEGCAREVIEEVLKAQGKWMSDEAFGW
- a CDS encoding DUF2520 domain-containing protein — protein: MVKSVAIIGSGNVATHLAKAIYKAGVEIKYVYSPTLANCKALANYVNATPIYTIDSIIDVDLIVIAIKDNAIRNVIEKLSDKNSIIVHTSGGVNIEVFDGVVTKCGVLYPLQTFSKEREIDFKKVPLFIEANSTSVFTELEEFAKRLSESVIEADSRRRKIMHIAAVFACNFVNHCYDISSQILEKEGLYFSTLMPLIEETTKKISDITPHNAQTGPARRGDSVVMNSHLEMIDSPQIKEIYKLLSKSIADSYKE
- a CDS encoding nitroreductase family protein, which produces MKDFHQLLLNRRSYRKYKDQELKAEDVKLILEAALVSPSSKSTMGWEFIVVEEKDDLERLSLCKEHGARPIAGCKLAVVVTADTTKSDVWIEDASIASIIMQLQAADLGLGSCWIQVRERFTQDGVSSEEYVREMFDIPEQFAVLSVITFGYKDEERKPYDTDKTQWEKVHIGKW
- a CDS encoding TonB-dependent receptor translates to MYRLKYYIILCLMIVSTVVEAKKFIVSGKVIDEANEPMEFVSVRIAGTMSGALTNEKGLFSIEAQSRDTAEVIISYLGYETVKRRLIEPEGEIKLNVRLYQKDSDLGEVSVSEFRKQTSTLEYLDAEDLRLMPDATGGSIESLLTTMPGVHSNNELSTQYSVRGGNYDENLVYINGIEVYRPLTIRSGQQEGLSIINPDLVGAVGFSSGGFASEYGDKMSSVLDITYRKPTKIVEGAISGSLMGASVSVGSKIKNFTQLHGFRFKKNSLLLGSLDTKGEYDPSFIDYQTYMTYKFNNKWSVALLGNISQNKYNFTPQERTTSYGTYASVTEFKVYFDGMERDKFQSYFGAFTVDYTPANHTKLSLMGSAFTTNEEIRYDISGEYWLSELDAAINGGEPVTSGTLGYGAYREHANNTLNAAVYAASLKGVTKLKKNNELHYGVTYQYERIKDRVREWETRDSAGYTLPHTGNGIDLISSISSHQDMKSNRISAYIQDTYKLYCKAGSFTFTGGVRASYWDFNNEFIISPRASIGYIPSFQERLTFRFATGIYYQAPFYKELRDTIRDNRNNVIVQLNKNIKSQQSIHFILGSDFTFKLGNRPFKFTAEAYYKILNNLIPYEVDNLSIWYRDGNSSHGYATGLDLKLFGEFVPGVDSWIGFSLMSTQEYINGVKVPRPTDQRYAFTLFFQDYIPKFPRFKVNIRAIVADGLPQSAPHKGREDGWFRTPAYKRLDIGASCMLAGGNDRVMKRKFFKELHSIWLSFDVLNLLDITNVNSYYWVTDIYNQQSAVPNYLTRRQFNIKLSVDF